The Coffea arabica cultivar ET-39 chromosome 4e, Coffea Arabica ET-39 HiFi, whole genome shotgun sequence genome includes a window with the following:
- the LOC113742986 gene encoding uncharacterized protein isoform X1: MEDSVKDQTSASGNAKRSASRLLRYPLRSAAKSKEEKPPLTDASNSSLPRTRGRIASSVSKSVGVLDLSGKEKSAKPPRRLSIPAKSTASPAPRSVGNTTPISEARAKRSTGKSDTPLSDVSKSSLRRKYNSLTRASYWLSLIKLSESASKQSVSLGFFKLALEMGCEPLQLLRDELKSYIRRHSLAEFGETLKELCQGYNISESLEQLQVSETCSHVPDEETRSSDDDVHSSSSSADSQKLKLEPSNAGVDKARQVKDPNKEKTQKNESATKVRRSAKKVVPNAKSGVEAGAGRTHKKVQKPRKQEPHNDKLKKQGKKSSNVEGSLNSPPEDKALQENKENVEAVETEEMSLSEV, translated from the exons ACCAAACCTCTGCTTCTG GCAATGCAAAGAGATCAGCAAGCAGACTTCTCAGATATCCTCTTCGATCTGCTGCAAAGTCCAAGGAGGAGAAGCCCCCTCTGACTGATGCCTCTAATTCTTCTCTACCTAGAACCAG GGGAAGGATTGCATCAAGTGTAAGTAAGAGTGTGGGTGTGCTTGATCTCTCTGGCAAGGAGAAATCTGCAAAGCCACCAAGACGGCTGTCCATTCCTGCAAAGTCAACTGCTAGTCCTGCTCCAAGATCTGTAGGAAATACAACTCCCATATCTGAGGCTAGGGCAAAGAGGTCCACTGGAAAAAGTGACACACCGCTTTCTGATGTTTCAAAATCGTCTCTTAGAAGAAAGTACAACAGTCTGACTCGAGCATCATATTGGTTGTCTCTGATTAAGCTCTCTGAATCTGCATCCAAGCAATCAGTCTCCCTTGGCTTCTTTAAACTTGCTTTAGAGATGGGATGTGAG CCTCTTCAACTCTTGAGGGACGAATTGAAATCCTATATTCGGCGCCATAGCCTTGCTGAGTTTGGAGAGACTCTGAAGGAATTGTGTCaaggctacaatatttcagagaGCTTAGAGCAGTTGCAGGTTTCTGAAACTTGTTCCCATGTGCCTGATGAGGAAACTCGGTCATCTGATGATGATGTACATAGCTCGTCATCTTCAGCAGACAGTCAGAAGCTGAAATTGGAGCCCTCGAATGCTGGCGTTGATAAAGCTCGTCAAGTTAAAGACCCAAACAAGGAGAAAACTCAAAAGAATGAGTCTGCTACTAAAGTCAGGAGATCAGCAAAGAAAGTGGTTCCAAATGCAAAGTCTGGTGTTGAAGCTGGAGCTGGTAGAACACACAAGAAAGTTCAAAAACCGAGAAAGCAAGAACCACATAATGATAAGCTGAAGAAGCAGGGAAAGAAATCGTCTAATGTAGAAG GTTCGCTCAATTCCCCACCAGAGGATAAAGCActccaagaaaataaagaaaacgtG GAGGCTGTGGAGACTGAAGAGATGAGTTTGTCTGAAGTTTAG
- the LOC113742986 gene encoding uncharacterized protein isoform X2, producing the protein MEDSVKDQTSASGNAKRSASRLLRYPLRSAAKSKEEKPPLTDASNSSLPRTRGRIASSVSKSVGVLDLSGKEKSAKPPRRLSIPAKSTASPAPRSVGNTTPISEARAKRSTGKSDTPLSDVSKSSLRRKYNSLTRASYWLSLIKLSESASKQSVSLGFFKLALEMGCEPLQLLRDELKSYIRRHSLAEFGETLKELCQGYNISESLEQLQVSETCSHVPDEETRSSDDDVHSSSSSADSQKLKLEPSNAGVDKARQVKDPNKEKTQKNESATKVRRSAKKVVPNAKSGVEAGAGRTHKKVQKPRKQEPHNDKLKKQGKKSSNVEGGCGD; encoded by the exons ACCAAACCTCTGCTTCTG GCAATGCAAAGAGATCAGCAAGCAGACTTCTCAGATATCCTCTTCGATCTGCTGCAAAGTCCAAGGAGGAGAAGCCCCCTCTGACTGATGCCTCTAATTCTTCTCTACCTAGAACCAG GGGAAGGATTGCATCAAGTGTAAGTAAGAGTGTGGGTGTGCTTGATCTCTCTGGCAAGGAGAAATCTGCAAAGCCACCAAGACGGCTGTCCATTCCTGCAAAGTCAACTGCTAGTCCTGCTCCAAGATCTGTAGGAAATACAACTCCCATATCTGAGGCTAGGGCAAAGAGGTCCACTGGAAAAAGTGACACACCGCTTTCTGATGTTTCAAAATCGTCTCTTAGAAGAAAGTACAACAGTCTGACTCGAGCATCATATTGGTTGTCTCTGATTAAGCTCTCTGAATCTGCATCCAAGCAATCAGTCTCCCTTGGCTTCTTTAAACTTGCTTTAGAGATGGGATGTGAG CCTCTTCAACTCTTGAGGGACGAATTGAAATCCTATATTCGGCGCCATAGCCTTGCTGAGTTTGGAGAGACTCTGAAGGAATTGTGTCaaggctacaatatttcagagaGCTTAGAGCAGTTGCAGGTTTCTGAAACTTGTTCCCATGTGCCTGATGAGGAAACTCGGTCATCTGATGATGATGTACATAGCTCGTCATCTTCAGCAGACAGTCAGAAGCTGAAATTGGAGCCCTCGAATGCTGGCGTTGATAAAGCTCGTCAAGTTAAAGACCCAAACAAGGAGAAAACTCAAAAGAATGAGTCTGCTACTAAAGTCAGGAGATCAGCAAAGAAAGTGGTTCCAAATGCAAAGTCTGGTGTTGAAGCTGGAGCTGGTAGAACACACAAGAAAGTTCAAAAACCGAGAAAGCAAGAACCACATAATGATAAGCTGAAGAAGCAGGGAAAGAAATCGTCTAATGTAGAAG GAGGCTGTGGAGACTGA